Within the Salinibacterium sp. TMP30 genome, the region CGCGGCTGGTGGTTTCCACTCGGTCTGATGCCAGACTTGACTGACGAGCGAGCCGCGCACTGGTGGACCGAGCGTCGCCGCTATTTGGTTGATGAGCTGGGTGTTGACGGCTTCAAAACAGACGGTGGCGAACACGCGTGGGGGCGCGACGTGCGCTACCTCGACGGTCGCCACGGCGATGAGGTTAATGGTCTATTCCCAGTGAGCTATGCAAAGGCATACGGTGATCTGCTCCGCCGTTGTGGCAAGGCTCCCGTGACATTCAGCCGCGCAGGCTTCACCGGTAGCCAATCACATGGTGCGTTTTGGGCCGGCGACGAAAACTCCACTTGGGATTCGTTTCGGTGGTCAATGTTCGCCGGGCTCTCTGCTTGCTCGAGCGGCATCCTTTATTGGGGCTGGGACCTGGCAGGTTTCTCGGGCGACGTACCGACCGCCGAGCTCTATTTGCGTTCAATCGCGGCGGCTGCGTTCGTGCCGATTATGCAGTACCACTCCGAATTCAACCACCACAAAAAGCCCTCCAACGACCGCACGCCGTGGAATATCGCTGAACGCACTGGGGAGCAGGCTGTGGTGCCGATCAGCCGCAAATTTGTCGAACTGCGAGAACGCCTCGTTCCTTACCTCGCCGAGCAGTCGGCTGCGGCGATTGCGCGGGGTGGCTCGCTCATGCGGCCTTTGTTCTTTGACTTTGCCGATGATGAGCGTGTGTGGGAGTTTCCCCTGCAGTGGATGCTGGGTGACGAGATCCTAGTAGCACCCGTACTGGAGCCGGGTGCCGATGAGTGGGCTACCTACCTCCCTGCGGGGGACTGGGTCGATGCGTTCACGGGGGAGCACCAAAATGGCGGCCGAGTGATTCAACGCCTGACACCACTCGATGAGCTGCCGGTGTACGTGCGTTCCCGCGCTTGGGACTCGCTGCGAGATATCTTCGCCTGATACATCACCGCATGATCATTGTTGCTTCATTAGACTTTCCGTGACTTTACGAGGGCTCGCGTCGCGGCAGCTGGTAGGTGCCGTGACATGCGCAGCAGGATCGGCTTGTGTGTAGCAGAACTGTGTCCTGTCTCAGGACACGGGAAACCGTTGAGCCCCGAGTGGGCGGGAGAGAGATGAGGGCGAGATCAACTCGACCATGTCAGCCTTCTTCTCGGCATTTGCTTCTCCTCATGAGAAAGCGGTCGACCTCACAGAACTGCGCAGCCTATTCGTTCCGGACGCCATCATCCTCGCGATGGCAGATGGCGTCACCAAACAGTACGACCTCGAGAGCTTCATAGAACCACGTCAGGCGCACTAGACGGCCGGTCTGCAGCTGGTTGGGGACGAAAGGGATGTCAACTCGTGCGCACGCCCGCTGGATGGCGCATCAGCGCAATTTTCTGGCAAGACGGTGCGGTGGATGAGGCTCGAAGGGTGATGTCGGCGGGGAGGGGCGGGCAACCACCCTCAGGGTCCCGCCGTCGTGCATAGTATTGTGACGCTATGAGCGCTCTTCCCTTCACGACTTCCGTTTACGCCGCTCGTCTCGAGCGCGCAGCAGCCCTAGCCGCCGAGGCGGGTTTCGACGGCATCATTGTGGGCCCAGGACCCGATTTGCAGTATTTGGTCGGCGTCGAGGGAGACACGATTGAGCGGCTGACAGCCTTAGTGATCAAGCCCGGCATCACGCCGACCATCGTTGTGCCGCGTATGGAGCTCGCGAAAGTGCGCAGCACAGGTACTGACGAACTCGGACTCATCGTCGCCGACTGGGTCGACGGCCAAGACCCGTATGCCCTGATCGCCGGGACGCTGCCTGAGGCGACTCGTGTAGGAGTGTCTGATTCGCTCCCGGCCCTGCATGTCATCCCGATCGGACAGCGGCTCGCGGTGAATCTCGAGCTCGCGACCCCGGTCCTGCGCGAGGGGCGAATGATCAAGGAAACCGCAGAAATTTCAGAACTACGTCGCGCTGGAACAGCGATCGACGCTGTTCATCGGCGAGTGCCGGAGATGCTGCGTGCCGGTCGGACTGAACGTGAAGTGGCGGCCGATATCGCTAAGGCAATCGTCGCCGAGGGGCACCGCACGGTCGAGTTTGTCATTGTCGGGTCGGGCCCGAATGGCGCCGACCCGCACCATGAGGTTTCGGACCGCATGATCGAGGATGGCGACGTCGTAGTAGTCGACATCGGCGGCGCGGTCCCGAGCGGCTACAACTCCGACAGCACACGAACCTACATTGTAGGAACTCCGGAGCCGTCGGTCGCTGAACGCATCGCCATACTCGTACAGGCACAACAGGCCGCCGTCGAGGCAGTGCGACCCGGCGTTACGGCTTCGGACGTTGACGCCGCCGCGCGACGAGTGCTCTCGCGGGCTGGCCTCGCCGAAGCCTTTCTGCACCGTACGGGTCACGGAATCGGGGTTTCAGTGCACGAGGAGCCGTACATTACCCCTGGCAACGAACTTCTACTGCGCGAAGGGATGGCGTTCAGTATTGAACCGGGTATCTACTTCCCCGGCGAGTGGGGCGCGCGCATTGAAGATATCGTCGTCGTGACAGCAGACGGATGCGAGCAACTGAACGTCACAGAACATGCGCTGACCGCGGTGGGTGCAGCTAGCGCACCCGACGAATCGCGAATGGACGCAAAAGTCTAGGCGAGAGATCGCTAACCCAAGCAACCGTCTCCGCCGCTCGCACTCTCGTGCACCCACGGTCGTCGCGCCGCTGCATTGGGTAGTCAGCACAGCAGTCTGATCAACCCAGTGACACAGTGAGATCAATCGTCATGGACCTGCGTGTAGCGGCTCCGGCCTCGCTCTCTTCCTAGATTCCTTCTGTGCCCAAAATTGATACCAAACCACTTCGCCCAGGGTGCCGAATCATCTACATGTCACTCACCAGAACACTTTGGGCACCGAAAGCCACCCTCGCAGGTGCGCTCATCTTGCCGGCACTTCTTATCGCGCTCTCGGGATGCGCAGGTACTCAACCATCCCCTCCGATGCCGTCCGAGAGCAGCGGGATGGATCAGTCTGCGGAAGCCGCCGAAAACGTCGTTACGACCATCGGCCTGAAGTTCATGCCGAAAGACCTCACCGTCAAGGTGGGCACCACGGTTACTTGGCAAAACGGCGAGACAATCGGTCACACCGTGACGTCCGGAGCCTGGGGCGACGTGAATGAGTCAACCGGTCTTCGCGGCACACAGACGCCCGACGGTCTCTTCGACCACGACCTAGCACCGAAGGGCCAAGAGGGCGACACCTTCACTTATACCTTCGACGAACCCGGCGAGTACCTCTACTACTGCCAACCGCACTTGACCATGAACGCAACCGTCACGGTCGAACCGTAAGAACCCGCACGACACAACACAACACACCATCAACAAGGAGAAGAAACAATGCGTAAAATCACAGCAATCACCGGTCTGGGCCTTGCCGCAGTACTCGCGCTTTCGGGCTGCTCAGCTGCAGCGGATGCGCCGGCACCCGCCGACGACACGACCTCTTCGGCGGTAGTGGACACAGTAAACAGTGACGGATCCGCGTTGCGTGCAACGCTAACCGCCCTGCTCGCCGACCACGTCTACCTCGCCGGTGCAGCCATCGACCAGGCGCTCGCCGATGGTGGCGACCTCACGACGGAAGACGTCGCCGGGGCAGTCGAAACCCTCGACACCAACTCGGTTGAGATCGCAGCCCTAATCGGCTCGGCTTACCCGGACGCTGAGCAGCCATTCCTCGATTCATGGCGCTCGCACATCCCGTTCTTCGTGAACTACGCGGTCGCGAAGGCAACCGACGACCAGGCCGGCATCGACCAGGCAATGTCAGATCTGGGTGGCTACGCGGTGTCGTTCGGCCAGCTGATCAATTCGGTTGTTCCTGAGCTGCCAGCTGAGGCAGTGCAGGCGGAGCTCGAGATGCACGCCACGTCGCTGGTAGCAGCGATTGATGCGAACATCGCCGGTGACCCTGCCTACTTCGCACTGTTGAAGGAAGCCGCTGGCCACATGCCGATGACCGCACAGGCACTCGCTGGCGGCATCGCAGCCAACAAGGGCATCCAGTAAAACCGATTCGCGAATGAGCCGGTGGGGAGTGAACGAATCGCTCCCCACCGGCTTCAGCGTTTCCGGGAAGTTGTTGAGAGAAAGAGCAAGGACATGAAGATCTTCATTATTGCGACACGGATTTGGATCGCACTCGCGCTGCTGGTTAATGCATACGTGCACTTTCTCCTCGCGACTCCATTCGATGCCATCGTCGGTTCACTCGTCAGTCAGGGCGACCTGTTCCGCATCCAAGGCGTCGTGAACATCCTCGCAGCCGTCCTGATCTTGGCGGTATATCGCTGGTGGACCGAGCTGGTTGCGGCAGTGATCGCGGCGGGCGGGCTCGCACTGCTGGTGGCTTCGGTTTATGTGCCATTGGATCTGAGCGCAATCGGGTTCCCGGTGATCTACGAACCCGTGTGGTATCCCGACAAGGTAATAGCAGTTGTGGCACAGGGCCTCGCGCTAATTGGCGGGCTGGCGCTGGCGGTTGTGACTCGTCCTCGTGCAGCTCAGAAACAAACCTGAACTGGTCAATCTCGCAACGACTGTGTCCGGGCGCCAACGACATCACGGTCTGCTCGGCGGACTTCAAACAGTGGCGTCAGGGGGCCAACGCATCGCGACCATCCCCATCCTGTTTGCGAAGGGATTCGATCGATCGGATGCCCTCTGGGCGGCCCGCGCGCACCCATAGCGCCCACAGTGTGGCTGCGATGAGTGCTGCCGCCGCGAGGCTCACGAGGGGCCAACCGCGGGCAAGATTGACGATAAGCGTGAACGCCACGATTGCCGCACCGACCACGTTGAGTACGAAACGTTTACGTTGACGGGCCAGCTGTGTGAACCGAGCCATCGCAAGCAAGCCGGAAAGGAAGCTCAAAAATACAGCGACTGCGTAGAACAACACGAGCCGCTGGTCGTCAGCGCCGGTGGCAGCGAGGACGACCATCGAGAGGGCGGTGAACAGTACGAGACCCCAGTATGGGGTGTGGCGCCTATTCACACTGCCAAATGCCGCAGGCAGAATGCCCACGGCGTTCGTGCCCGAAGGATGCACCGCGAGCGCTTTCAGTAGCCCCGGGCCCGCCTGAAAAG harbors:
- a CDS encoding Xaa-Pro peptidase family protein, producing MSALPFTTSVYAARLERAAALAAEAGFDGIIVGPGPDLQYLVGVEGDTIERLTALVIKPGITPTIVVPRMELAKVRSTGTDELGLIVADWVDGQDPYALIAGTLPEATRVGVSDSLPALHVIPIGQRLAVNLELATPVLREGRMIKETAEISELRRAGTAIDAVHRRVPEMLRAGRTEREVAADIAKAIVAEGHRTVEFVIVGSGPNGADPHHEVSDRMIEDGDVVVVDIGGAVPSGYNSDSTRTYIVGTPEPSVAERIAILVQAQQAAVEAVRPGVTASDVDAAARRVLSRAGLAEAFLHRTGHGIGVSVHEEPYITPGNELLLREGMAFSIEPGIYFPGEWGARIEDIVVVTADGCEQLNVTEHALTAVGAASAPDESRMDAKV
- a CDS encoding plastocyanin/azurin family copper-binding protein, with protein sequence MPKIDTKPLRPGCRIIYMSLTRTLWAPKATLAGALILPALLIALSGCAGTQPSPPMPSESSGMDQSAEAAENVVTTIGLKFMPKDLTVKVGTTVTWQNGETIGHTVTSGAWGDVNESTGLRGTQTPDGLFDHDLAPKGQEGDTFTYTFDEPGEYLYYCQPHLTMNATVTVEP